The Bryobacteraceae bacterium genomic sequence TCCAACCGATCCACCAGCCCCGCGCCGCGTCCATACTCCACCACCGCGTGCAACACTCGCGGATTCCCCGCGAAAAGCTCCCAGTTCTTCCGCGGACCCACCAGATGCACCCGGGCCGCCGGAAACCGGAGCATCGCCGCGTCCAGCACCACACTCGTCACCGCGACGTCCGCCCCCAGCGTCACCCGCGACAACACAAACACATCGGAAGGCTCCGCCCCCGCGAATCGCCCCGCCGGCCGCGCCCGCCTAGGTTCGGCGTCCGGCAGCGCCCGAGCGATCACCGGCACGAACAACTCCGCGTACCGGTCGCAATCGGCCGCCTCGAACGAATCGCACATCGGCTCGACGATCTCCGGAAACAGCGCCGCCGATCCCGCCCGCGCCAACTCCTCCAGTCGCGCCGCGACGCTATCCAAGGTATTTCGAAACCAACAGCCCCAGCTTCTCCCGGGTCGCTTCCGGAATCGCCTTCTTATCGGTGATCAGCGCGTGCGCCAACGCCGACATCGCCTTCGTCTTCCGTTCCGCCGGAATCATCGCCACCGCCGCCTGCACCACCTTGGTCGCGTTCTCGGCGTTCTTCACCAGGTTCGCGATGATGTCGTTCACCGTCACCGCGTCGTGCTCCGGATGCCAGCAGTCGTAATCGGTCACCATCGCCGCCGTCGCGTAGTCGATCTCCGCCTCGCGCGCAAGCTTCGCCTCCTGCAGGTTCGTCATCCCGATCACGTCCATGCCCCACGAACGGTACACATTCGATTCCGCCTTCGTCGAAAACGCCGGCCCTTCCATGCACAGGTACGTCCCGCCCAGCTTCGCGTTCACGCCCACCTGCTGACAGGCCTCGTGGAGGATCTCAGCCAGTTCCGCCGAAACCGGATCCGCGAACGAAATGTGCGCAACGAGCCCATCGCCAAAAAACGTCGACGCCCGCCCCCGCGTCCGGTCAAAAAACTGATCCGGAATCACAAAATCCAACGGCTTGTGCGCTTCCTTTAACGACCCCACCGCGCTCAGCGAGAGAATCCACTCGACGCCGAGCATCTTCATTCCCCAGATATTCGCTCGGAAGTTCAACTCGGAAGGCGAAATCCGATGACCCCGCCCATGCCGCGCCAGAAACGCCACCCGCCGTCCGCCCAGTTCGCCGAGAATGAACGCGTCCGAAGGCGCGCCCCAAGGCGTCTCCAGCCGCAACTCCTCGAGTTGTTTGAAACCCGGCATCGAATAAAGTCCGCTGCCGCCGATGATTCCGATTTCCGCGTTCAACTAGTGAGACTCCTCTCTGATCAGTTCCAGCAGGACGCCGCCCGCCGACGCCGGATGCACAAAGACGTACTCGTGTCCACCGGCCCCGCGCCGCGGCTCGTTCAACAGCCGCGCTCCAGCGGCGCGCAAACGATCTATCGTCCCATCGAAATCGCGCACCCGCAAGGCCACGTGATGAATCCCCTCGCCGCGTTTCTCCATGAACTTCGCGATCGTCGTCCCTTCTCCCGCCGCCTCCAGCAGTTCGATCCGCGATTCGCCCGCCGGCAGCATCGCCACATGTACGTGCTCATGCGCCACAGTCTCTCGATGCGCCACCGCCATCCCTAGCTGCCCTTCGTAAAACCCGAGCGCCGCCTCGATCGACCGCACCGCGATCCCCAGGTGATCCACACGAAACCCATCGCCCACCATCGCCGCCACGGCCCGCGGCGTCGCGCCGAGTATCGCGTCCACCACCTCGCCGATGCCCGTCCCCTCGGACGCCACCGTCTTCAAAATCCGCTTGTCCGTAATCGCATGGATCTCCCGTTCCAGCGCCAGCGCGCCGTCCAGATCC encodes the following:
- the mtnP gene encoding S-methyl-5'-thioadenosine phosphorylase, which produces MNAEIGIIGGSGLYSMPGFKQLEELRLETPWGAPSDAFILGELGGRRVAFLARHGRGHRISPSELNFRANIWGMKMLGVEWILSLSAVGSLKEAHKPLDFVIPDQFFDRTRGRASTFFGDGLVAHISFADPVSAELAEILHEACQQVGVNAKLGGTYLCMEGPAFSTKAESNVYRSWGMDVIGMTNLQEAKLAREAEIDYATAAMVTDYDCWHPEHDAVTVNDIIANLVKNAENATKVVQAAVAMIPAERKTKAMSALAHALITDKKAIPEATREKLGLLVSKYLG